The Pan troglodytes isolate AG18354 chromosome 1, NHGRI_mPanTro3-v2.0_pri, whole genome shotgun sequence genome includes a region encoding these proteins:
- the LCE1D gene encoding late cornified envelope protein 1D — protein MSCQQSQQQCQPPPKCTPKCPAPKCPPKCPPVSSCCSVSSGGCCASSSGGGCGSSSRGCCSSGGGGCCLSHHRRRRSHRHRPQSSDCCSQPSGGSSCCGGGSGQHSGGCC, from the coding sequence ATGTCCTGCCAGCAGAGCCAGCAGCAGTGCCAGCCCCCTCCCAAGTGCACTCCCAAGTGCCCCGCCCCTAAATGTCCCCCTAAATGCCCTCCAGTCTCTTCCTGCTGCAGTGTCAGCTCCGGAGGCTGCTGTGCCTCCAGCTCTGGGGGCGGCTGTGGCTCCAGCTCTAGGGGCTGCTGCAGCTCTGGGGGAGGTGGCTGCTGCCTGAGCCACCACAGGCGCCGCAGGTCCCACCGTCACAGACCCCAGAGCTCTGACTGCTGCAGCCAGCCCTCGGGGGGCTCCAGCTGCTGCGGAGGGGGCAGCGGCCAGCACTCTGGAGGCTGCTGCTGA
- the LCE1E gene encoding late cornified envelope protein 1E, translating into MSCQQSQQQCQPPPKCTPKCPPKCPTPKCPPKCPPKCPPVSSCCSVSSGGCCASSSGGGCGSSSGGCCSSGGGGCCLSHHRRRRSHRHRPQSSDCCSQPSGGSSCCGGGSGQHSGGCC; encoded by the coding sequence ATGTCCTGCCAGCAGAGCCAGCAGCAGTGCCAGCCCCCTCCCAAGTGCACTCCCAAGTGCCCTCCCAAGTGTCCCACCCCCAAATGCCCTCCAAAGTGTCCCCCTAAGTGCCCTCCAGTCTCTTCCTGCTGCAGTGTCAGCTCCGGAGGCTGCTGTGCCTCCAGCTCTGGGGGCGGCTGTGGCTCCAGCTCTGGGGGCTGCTGCAGCTCTGGGGGAGGTGGCTGCTGCCTGAGCCACCACAGGCGCCGCAGGTCCCACCGTCACAGACCCCAGAGCTCTGACTGCTGCAGCCAGCCCTCGGGGGGCTCCAGCTGCTGCGGAGGGGGCAGCGGCCAGCACTCTGGAGGCTGCTGCTGA